The Nitrososphaerota archaeon genome has a segment encoding these proteins:
- a CDS encoding DNA-3-methyladenine glycosylase I gives MAQKKRCSWPANSPLMVEYHDKEWGVPLHDDRKLFEFIVLDGMQAGLNWEIILKKRESMRRAFRNFEPKLVAKFTDRDAQRLLNDSGIIRNRLKVNAAITNAQKFLEVQKQFGTFDKYIWQFVGYRPIVNKFKKLAELPAKTEESDAMSKDLQGRGFKFVGSTICYAFMQAAGMVNDHTTDCFRYNEINAMS, from the coding sequence ATGGCTCAAAAGAAGAGGTGCTCTTGGCCTGCGAACAGCCCTTTGATGGTAGAGTATCATGACAAAGAATGGGGAGTCCCTCTGCATGATGATAGGAAACTCTTCGAATTCATTGTCCTTGATGGTATGCAGGCTGGTTTAAACTGGGAGATCATCCTGAAGAAGAGGGAGAGCATGCGGAGAGCCTTCAGGAATTTTGAACCAAAACTAGTTGCAAAGTTTACTGACAGAGATGCTCAAAGGTTGCTTAATGATAGCGGCATAATAAGAAATAGGTTGAAGGTTAATGCCGCAATAACCAATGCACAGAAGTTCTTGGAGGTGCAGAAGCAATTCGGGACTTTTGACAAATACATCTGGCAGTTTGTAGGCTACAGGCCTATTGTGAACAAATTCAAGAAACTTGCAGAGTTACCTGCTAAGACTGAAGAATCTGATGCTATGAGCAAAGACTTGCAGGGCAGAGGGTTCAAGTTTGTTGGCTCAACAATATGCTACGCCTTCATGCAGGCTGCTGGGATGGTTAATGACCATACTACAGATTGCTTCCGATATAATGAAATAAATGCAATGAGCTAA
- a CDS encoding aquaporin produces the protein MVLNPRAWLAEAIATFALVFFGTLSVTGAAVIFKFDSPTSSVLLISLAHGLAITLMIYAIGHISGAHINPAVTVPMALLRKIDVGNAAGYIAFQLIGAVLGGLAHVALLPQGREVNFGAHAPGDAIGKSEFSALGIEIILTFFLVFVIFGVAVSKNAAPGWAGFAIGMTVLLDHLVGIPLTGASMNPARSFGPALISGAWASHWVYWVGPVVGGVIAALLYQYVFLKRGE, from the coding sequence ATGGTTCTAAATCCTCGCGCTTGGCTTGCTGAGGCAATAGCCACATTTGCATTGGTATTTTTTGGAACCCTGTCAGTTACTGGTGCGGCAGTAATATTCAAGTTCGATTCTCCAACGTCATCCGTACTGCTGATAAGCCTCGCACATGGCCTTGCAATCACGTTGATGATTTATGCTATTGGACATATATCTGGTGCCCACATAAACCCTGCCGTAACAGTACCAATGGCACTTCTGAGGAAGATAGATGTTGGAAATGCTGCTGGATACATCGCATTCCAATTAATTGGAGCTGTCCTTGGAGGTCTAGCTCATGTGGCCCTTCTCCCGCAGGGCAGGGAAGTGAACTTTGGAGCGCATGCTCCAGGTGATGCAATAGGGAAGAGCGAGTTTTCTGCACTCGGAATTGAAATCATACTAACATTCTTCTTGGTCTTTGTAATTTTTGGTGTAGCGGTGTCAAAGAACGCAGCACCGGGGTGGGCTGGTTTTGCCATTGGCATGACAGTTCTGCTAGATCACCTTGTCGGCATTCCTCTGACAGGAGCATCAATGAATCCTGCAAGAAGTTTTGGCCCTGCACTAATTTCTGGGGCGTGGGCTTCACACTGGGTGTATTGGGTCGGTCCCGTTGTCGGAGGGGTAATCGCAGCGCTTCTCTATCAATATGTCTTTCTAAAAAGGGGCGAATGA
- a CDS encoding P-II family nitrogen regulator translates to MLKVEAVIRQEKLNDVKNALTKAGFSGITVYDVKGRGRQKGYVLNFRGREMRVDLISKTKIELIIDDKGLDDVIKIIKENAFTGDIGDGKIFVSPVLDVIRIRTGERGKEAI, encoded by the coding sequence ATGTTAAAGGTTGAAGCTGTAATCAGGCAAGAAAAGCTCAACGATGTAAAGAATGCGCTCACCAAGGCGGGATTTTCAGGAATCACTGTGTACGATGTAAAAGGAAGGGGAAGGCAGAAGGGCTATGTTCTGAACTTCCGCGGAAGAGAAATGAGAGTCGACTTGATTTCAAAGACAAAGATCGAGCTCATAATAGATGACAAAGGTCTGGACGATGTCATAAAGATAATCAAGGAGAACGCCTTCACAGGTGACATTGGCGATGGTAAAATCTTTGTTTCTCCTGTCCTAGATGTCATAAGAATAAGAACGGGAGAAAGAGGCAAGGAAGCTATCTAG
- a CDS encoding dihydrofolate reductase has translation MRKVRLFIASSLDGYIAREDGAVDWLFSDADYGYSEFYDSVDTVIMGIRTYEKSLEFEKHPFKGKKVYVFSRKKGYVSDIVGFMKELVSSKGKGIWLVGGSEIVSIFLNKDLIDEIILSIHPVILGGGIPLFKNIEKEVWLKLENSVSFDGGLVQIHYELKQE, from the coding sequence ATGAGAAAGGTTAGACTCTTCATAGCTTCGAGCCTTGACGGCTACATCGCCAGAGAGGATGGAGCAGTAGATTGGCTGTTTTCTGATGCGGATTATGGATATTCTGAATTCTATGATTCTGTTGATACCGTGATTATGGGAATAAGGACATATGAAAAGTCTCTGGAGTTTGAGAAGCACCCGTTCAAAGGAAAGAAGGTGTATGTTTTCAGCAGGAAAAAGGGATATGTTTCTGATATCGTTGGCTTTATGAAGGAACTTGTCAGTTCTAAAGGCAAAGGCATATGGCTGGTTGGAGGCTCTGAGATAGTTTCCATATTCCTGAACAAAGACTTGATCGATGAAATAATACTCTCAATACATCCTGTAATTCTTGGCGGAGGGATTCCGCTCTTCAAGAATATCGAGAAGGAAGTTTGGTTAAAATTGGAGAATTCGGTTTCCTTCGATGGCGGGTTGGTGCAGATACACTATGAATTGAAGCAAGAATAG
- a CDS encoding sulfurtransferase TusA family protein: MTEQQTVKKLDVTGEICPWPVIFSTKEMKKMHSGEILEVITDHMPSTLNVPAAATKEGHQVLGTERVQDGVYKISIKIK, encoded by the coding sequence TTGACCGAGCAGCAGACCGTTAAGAAGCTAGACGTTACTGGAGAGATATGCCCGTGGCCCGTCATTTTCTCTACAAAAGAAATGAAGAAGATGCATTCAGGAGAGATCCTTGAGGTCATAACGGACCATATGCCTTCAACTTTGAACGTTCCAGCAGCGGCTACGAAAGAGGGACATCAAGTTTTAGGCACAGAAAGAGTTCAGGATGGAGTCTACAAGATCTCCATCAAGATAAAGTAG
- a CDS encoding GNAT family N-acetyltransferase, which translates to MTGTQINAHILAGMVIEEAYRAIYGGEELICFIAKIGTRKVAEITMGIQVKEQMMNIKGINVESEFRKIGIGRALMDYAEKFVLSKGITKLSLRVYSHDESPEIIGNLRNWYAKMGYVQQNGYMLKTLSATKNSY; encoded by the coding sequence ATGACTGGTACCCAAATCAATGCTCATATTTTGGCTGGCATGGTGATTGAAGAGGCTTATCGGGCTATCTATGGTGGTGAGGAGCTTATCTGTTTTATTGCAAAGATTGGTACCAGAAAAGTTGCCGAAATTACCATGGGAATTCAGGTTAAAGAGCAAATGATGAATATAAAGGGAATAAATGTTGAAAGTGAATTCAGAAAGATCGGTATTGGTAGAGCCTTGATGGACTATGCAGAAAAATTCGTCTTGTCAAAAGGTATAACGAAACTCTCGCTAAGGGTGTACAGTCATGACGAATCTCCAGAAATCATTGGAAATCTGAGAAACTGGTACGCTAAAATGGGCTATGTTCAGCAAAATGGGTATATGCTCAAGACTTTGTCTGCAACTAAGAATAGCTATTAA
- a CDS encoding CBS domain-containing protein, producing MPRNSMIRNKIARLVITDWQGKPIGILTGRDVIRVLLTRTSTTPVDQIPVRAAMTKNPISLDASASMKNACSLMISKKISSLIVVDEFGKISGMVTKSDVCKYLAYFSETNIAVSDYMSKKPVTIGPNHSVFTAANILAVMGFTRLVVVDDENRPIGIVTLTDLVSAGAAILPSVKATGRSAVTKGSLVPSGMLPTLLVRNVMTHEPFVISEMEDIVDAARLMMKHSISGLPVVDEQGKLSGIITKTDIVKAVSDIKE from the coding sequence ATGCCCAGAAACTCAATGATAAGAAACAAGATTGCGAGGTTAGTCATAACGGATTGGCAAGGCAAGCCGATCGGTATTCTCACTGGGCGGGATGTAATCAGAGTCCTCCTTACGCGCACCTCCACAACTCCTGTCGATCAGATACCCGTTAGGGCTGCGATGACGAAGAACCCAATATCTCTGGATGCCTCTGCAAGTATGAAAAACGCTTGCAGTCTAATGATCTCAAAGAAGATAAGCTCCTTGATTGTCGTTGATGAATTCGGCAAGATATCAGGGATGGTTACGAAGTCCGATGTCTGCAAATACCTAGCCTATTTCTCAGAAACAAACATAGCGGTCAGTGACTATATGTCAAAGAAGCCCGTTACAATCGGGCCAAACCATTCTGTATTTACTGCTGCCAATATCTTGGCTGTAATGGGATTCACTCGACTGGTTGTAGTGGATGACGAAAACAGGCCGATCGGGATCGTGACCCTCACAGACCTGGTGTCTGCAGGTGCGGCCATACTTCCCTCCGTGAAGGCTACAGGTCGCTCCGCAGTAACAAAAGGGAGTTTGGTGCCCTCTGGGATGCTCCCGACCTTATTGGTCAGAAACGTCATGACACACGAGCCTTTCGTTATATCAGAGATGGAAGACATTGTAGACGCAGCAAGGTTGATGATGAAGCACAGTATCAGTGGACTACCTGTTGTAGACGAACAGGGGAAACTCTCAGGCATAATTACAAAGACAGATATCGTAAAGGCTGTGTCAGACATAAAGGAATAG
- a CDS encoding ester cyclase, producing the protein MLLSTAPLPDQPPGIKGLKSGLKLFKKGFPDLTMKVNDLIAEGDKVAARVTYTGTHKGKFMGLKPTNKKFNIMGTDFVRFGKDGRAKEHWSGDDAYLKMM; encoded by the coding sequence ATTTTGTTGAGCACAGCCCCCCTCCCAGATCAGCCTCCGGGAATCAAAGGCCTCAAGTCAGGGCTGAAGTTGTTCAAGAAGGGTTTCCCCGACCTTACCATGAAGGTCAATGATCTTATTGCAGAAGGAGACAAGGTAGCTGCACGTGTCACATATACAGGAACACACAAGGGTAAGTTCATGGGCTTAAAGCCAACTAACAAGAAGTTCAACATCATGGGCACAGATTTTGTTCGCTTCGGCAAGGACGGCAGGGCAAAGGAGCACTGGAGCGGCGACGATGCCTATCTTAAGATGATGTAG
- a CDS encoding ester cyclase has translation MSTTKNKATMRKFYTEVMNKGKFDLLDKLVAKDFVEHSPPPRSASGNQRPQVRAEVVQEGFPRPYHEGQ, from the coding sequence ATGTCAACTACAAAAAATAAGGCGACCATGCGCAAGTTCTATACGGAAGTAATGAACAAGGGAAAGTTCGATCTGTTGGACAAGCTTGTAGCCAAAGATTTTGTTGAGCACAGCCCCCCTCCCAGATCAGCCTCCGGGAATCAAAGGCCTCAAGTCAGGGCTGAAGTTGTTCAAGAAGGGTTTCCCCGACCTTACCATGAAGGTCAATGA
- a CDS encoding ammonium transporter: MTPGLAFFYGGLVRRKNTNAVIMQCFACMLLVSTTWVLYGYSMAFGPDVGGLIGNLDWAGLNGVGLEPNEAYAATVPHQAFMIFQAMFAIITPALIIGAIADRMKFSAFMIFLLLWVTVVYSPIAHWVWAVGGWIRGMGALDFAGGTVVHINAGAAALVGALYLGKRRGFGKDPMLPHNIPFVVLGTGLLWFGWFGFNAGSALASGALATSAFVVTHTATAVAGLTWLIIGWLHKGNPSLIGACTGAVAGLVAITPASGFVDPLSSVVIGVGAGAFCYAAVQFKNKKGFDDALDVWGVHGIGGTWGAIATGLFAQKAINSAGADGLFFGNAAQMIPQIIGVAATWGYSIIVTFVILFIINKTIGLRVKPEEEAVGLDLGQHAEEAYVD; this comes from the coding sequence ATGACACCCGGGCTTGCCTTCTTCTATGGAGGTTTAGTTCGCAGGAAGAATACAAATGCTGTAATTATGCAGTGTTTTGCATGCATGCTCTTGGTAAGCACAACTTGGGTGCTTTACGGCTATTCAATGGCCTTCGGTCCTGATGTTGGAGGGTTGATAGGGAATTTGGATTGGGCCGGCTTGAACGGTGTTGGATTAGAACCTAACGAAGCATATGCAGCCACAGTTCCACATCAGGCTTTTATGATATTCCAAGCCATGTTCGCGATAATCACTCCCGCGCTTATTATTGGGGCTATTGCAGATCGAATGAAGTTTAGCGCTTTTATGATTTTTCTGCTTCTCTGGGTTACTGTGGTCTATAGCCCCATAGCACATTGGGTCTGGGCCGTTGGTGGCTGGATAAGGGGTATGGGTGCGTTGGATTTTGCAGGAGGCACTGTTGTACACATTAATGCTGGAGCAGCAGCTCTGGTTGGCGCACTTTATTTAGGCAAGCGCAGAGGCTTTGGAAAAGATCCCATGCTTCCTCATAATATTCCCTTTGTCGTTTTGGGAACAGGTCTGCTTTGGTTCGGCTGGTTCGGTTTTAATGCAGGAAGTGCCCTCGCTTCTGGGGCTCTTGCAACTTCTGCTTTTGTTGTCACACATACTGCAACTGCTGTCGCTGGTCTCACCTGGCTAATAATTGGCTGGCTTCATAAAGGCAATCCTAGTCTCATAGGTGCGTGTACTGGTGCAGTTGCGGGGCTGGTTGCCATAACTCCAGCATCGGGTTTTGTGGACCCTCTGTCCTCAGTAGTAATAGGTGTAGGAGCTGGAGCATTCTGCTACGCCGCTGTCCAGTTTAAGAACAAAAAGGGTTTTGACGACGCTCTAGATGTATGGGGAGTGCATGGCATAGGAGGCACGTGGGGTGCCATTGCTACAGGCCTCTTTGCCCAGAAGGCCATCAATTCAGCGGGCGCAGATGGACTATTCTTCGGTAACGCTGCACAGATGATTCCACAGATTATCGGCGTAGCAGCAACTTGGGGATACTCAATTATAGTTACCTTCGTAATTCTATTCATAATAAATAAGACTATTGGACTGAGAGTAAAGCCAGAGGAGGAGGCAGTAGGACTAGATCTGGGACAGCATGCCGAAGAGGCATACGTAGACTAG
- a CDS encoding nitrite/sulfite reductase produces MPEIKPNLKTKFEDFSGAEKAKLSTQGLTLTIKSIEHLANLHHQLRDPTFEEISDIAETLTKSCGIYLEFDRAKTGEPKDWMYMLRICIPGGGPITKKQWEILDDVTDRYCTSDRYTGISKPSLRVTTRQNIQMHWVKKQNLVDAIQTIAKSGFYTLNGCGDNTRNVMACPLAQFSGIYDANAWARKVGKYFVLPTASYMEIFEIDPKYMRDLNERRPEERFDYGTNLLNRKFKIGFSAIHYDEQTKKYLPDNCIELLTDDIGIAPVLEDGKVSRFQVYIGGSQGERNGYPTFAALGVPFGVFDEPDLMNGLDAIVKVHKEWGDRQNRHWARLKYVIYKMGIEWYRQQVRSYGADFDAPIENFDYGDRNLHEGWIKLPSNGFWAYGAFIENGRIIDGPNGQLKSMIRYLMENYPVVLFTTPNQDLIFSNIPEEEKVRFEKDMKKFGYGLRNNKPYSKLRLLSGACVGRDTCRLTYTDSEKLEPLLIDELEAKWGSLPESIGITGCERQCFRPATKTIGWVGSGFNLYTLKIGGTEDARNQGQPLVDPDTMEIYLRNVPKNEVAKVTDALFEFYSANKLSGEDRDGGMGYFFRRVGIKKIIEYLKSNPKTTHLMKPMKSPLPPRKSSTAIEPF; encoded by the coding sequence TTGCCCGAGATCAAGCCCAACCTGAAGACAAAGTTCGAGGACTTTTCTGGTGCAGAAAAAGCGAAACTGAGCACTCAGGGCTTAACATTAACGATAAAATCGATAGAGCACCTTGCCAACCTGCATCATCAGCTTAGGGATCCGACATTTGAGGAGATATCTGACATAGCAGAGACGCTGACAAAATCCTGCGGAATTTACCTTGAGTTTGACAGGGCGAAGACCGGAGAGCCGAAAGACTGGATGTACATGCTAAGGATTTGCATTCCCGGCGGAGGGCCGATTACCAAAAAGCAGTGGGAGATTCTTGATGATGTAACTGACAGATACTGCACATCCGACAGGTATACAGGAATTTCAAAACCATCGTTGAGGGTAACTACGAGGCAGAACATACAGATGCACTGGGTCAAGAAGCAGAACCTTGTCGATGCTATACAGACGATTGCAAAATCAGGCTTCTATACGCTAAATGGCTGCGGTGACAATACGAGAAATGTTATGGCCTGCCCGCTGGCCCAGTTTTCTGGCATATACGATGCGAATGCTTGGGCTCGGAAGGTTGGGAAGTATTTTGTCCTTCCTACCGCCTCATACATGGAGATTTTCGAGATTGACCCAAAATACATGAGGGATTTGAACGAAAGGAGGCCTGAAGAGAGGTTCGACTATGGGACGAATCTGCTGAATAGGAAGTTCAAAATTGGATTTTCAGCTATCCACTATGACGAGCAGACGAAGAAGTATCTTCCTGATAATTGCATTGAATTGCTGACCGACGATATTGGAATTGCTCCAGTTTTAGAAGATGGAAAGGTAAGCAGGTTTCAAGTGTATATTGGAGGCTCCCAAGGAGAGAGGAATGGCTATCCTACGTTTGCAGCGCTCGGAGTTCCCTTCGGGGTCTTTGATGAGCCTGACCTGATGAATGGTTTGGATGCTATAGTCAAGGTCCATAAAGAATGGGGAGACAGGCAGAACAGGCACTGGGCGAGACTGAAGTATGTCATCTACAAGATGGGCATAGAATGGTACAGGCAGCAGGTTCGCAGTTATGGTGCAGATTTTGATGCTCCGATAGAGAACTTCGATTATGGCGATAGAAACTTGCATGAAGGTTGGATCAAATTACCTTCCAACGGATTTTGGGCTTACGGAGCGTTCATCGAAAATGGCAGAATAATTGATGGACCAAATGGGCAGCTGAAGAGCATGATTAGGTACCTGATGGAGAATTATCCTGTCGTCCTGTTCACGACTCCAAATCAGGATCTGATTTTTTCGAACATTCCTGAGGAGGAGAAGGTAAGATTTGAAAAAGATATGAAGAAATTTGGCTATGGCTTGAGAAATAACAAGCCGTATTCTAAACTAAGATTATTGTCCGGTGCCTGCGTTGGAAGGGATACCTGCAGGCTTACCTATACAGATTCGGAAAAACTCGAGCCACTTCTGATTGATGAACTTGAAGCAAAGTGGGGCAGTCTCCCTGAATCTATCGGGATAACTGGGTGTGAAAGGCAGTGCTTCAGACCCGCAACAAAGACTATAGGCTGGGTAGGTTCAGGGTTCAACCTTTACACTCTCAAGATTGGAGGAACGGAGGATGCAAGAAATCAGGGGCAGCCTCTGGTCGATCCTGATACCATGGAGATATATCTGAGAAATGTTCCTAAAAATGAGGTTGCAAAGGTAACTGATGCCCTCTTCGAATTTTATTCTGCTAACAAACTTTCTGGCGAAGATAGAGATGGAGGCATGGGCTACTTTTTCAGAAGAGTTGGCATAAAGAAAATCATAGAATATCTGAAAAGCAATCCGAAGACTACGCACCTGATGAAGCCCATGAAGAGCCCTCTCCCGCCAAGGAAGTCTAGCACCGCTATTGAGCCGTTTTAG